A portion of the Chromobacterium sp. IIBBL 290-4 genome contains these proteins:
- the nuoE gene encoding NADH-quinone oxidoreductase subunit NuoE → MLSAQSLALIDREVAKYPADQKRSAVMGALRIALEERRAAGETPEARCLNQELIEFVANYLGIAPVAAYEVATFYNMYDMKPVGKFKITVCTNLPCALSGGVNAAEYISKKLGIAIGETSADGMYTLLEGECMGACGDAPVLLVNNHKMCSFMTLEAIDKKLAELK, encoded by the coding sequence ATGCTGTCCGCACAATCGCTAGCCTTGATCGACCGCGAGGTCGCCAAATACCCGGCCGACCAGAAGCGCTCCGCCGTCATGGGCGCGCTGCGCATCGCGCTGGAAGAGCGGCGCGCCGCCGGTGAAACCCCGGAAGCGCGTTGCCTGAACCAGGAACTGATCGAGTTCGTCGCCAACTACCTGGGCATCGCCCCGGTGGCCGCCTACGAAGTCGCCACGTTCTACAACATGTACGACATGAAGCCGGTGGGCAAATTCAAGATCACCGTCTGCACCAATCTGCCCTGTGCGCTGTCCGGCGGCGTCAACGCCGCGGAGTACATCTCGAAGAAGCTGGGCATCGCCATCGGCGAAACCAGCGCCGACGGCATGTACACCCTGCTGGAAGGCGAATGCATGGGCGCCTGCGGCGACGCGCCGGTCTTGCTGGTGAACAACCACAAGATGTGCAGCTTCATGACGCTCGAAGCAATCGATAAAAAACTGGCGGAGTTGAAATAA
- a CDS encoding NADH-quinone oxidoreductase subunit D: MAEIRNYTLNFGPQHPAAHGVLRLVLELDGEVVQRADPHIGLLHRGTEKLAESKTFIQSLPYMDRLDYVSMMCNEHAYCLAIEKMMGIEVPERAQYIRVMFAEITRILNHLLWIGAHALDIGAMTMFLYAFREREDLMDCYEAVSGARMHAAYFRPGGVYRDLPDSMPQYTVSKIKNAKELARLNEGRKGSMLDFIEDFTKRFPTYVDEYETLLTDNRIWKQRTVGIGVVTAERALNLGMTGPMLRGSGIAWDLRKTQPYDVYDKMDFDVPVGVGGDCYDRYLVRVEEMRQSNRIIQQCVAWLHANPGPVITDNHKVAPPSREGMKSNMEDLIHHFKLFTEGMHVPEGEAYAAVEHPKGEFGIYLVSDGANKPYRLKIRAPGYAHLAALDEMAKGHMIADVVAIIGTQDIVFGEIDR, translated from the coding sequence GTGGCTGAGATCCGTAACTACACCCTGAACTTCGGCCCGCAACACCCGGCCGCGCACGGCGTATTGCGCCTGGTGCTGGAGCTGGACGGCGAAGTCGTTCAGCGCGCCGACCCGCACATCGGCCTGTTGCACCGCGGCACCGAGAAACTGGCTGAAAGCAAGACTTTCATCCAGTCTTTGCCGTATATGGACCGTCTCGACTACGTGTCCATGATGTGCAACGAGCATGCCTACTGCCTGGCTATCGAGAAGATGATGGGCATCGAAGTTCCCGAGCGCGCGCAATATATTCGCGTGATGTTCGCGGAAATCACCCGCATCCTGAACCACCTGCTGTGGATCGGCGCCCACGCGCTGGACATCGGCGCGATGACCATGTTCCTGTACGCGTTCCGCGAGCGCGAGGACCTGATGGACTGCTACGAGGCGGTATCCGGCGCGCGCATGCACGCGGCTTACTTCCGTCCGGGCGGCGTTTATCGCGACCTGCCGGATTCGATGCCGCAGTACACCGTGTCCAAGATCAAGAACGCCAAGGAGCTGGCGCGCCTGAACGAAGGCCGCAAGGGCTCGATGCTGGACTTCATCGAAGACTTCACCAAGCGCTTCCCGACCTATGTCGATGAATACGAAACCCTGCTGACCGATAACCGCATCTGGAAGCAGCGTACCGTGGGCATCGGCGTGGTGACGGCCGAGCGCGCGCTGAATCTGGGCATGACCGGCCCGATGCTGCGCGGCTCCGGCATCGCCTGGGACTTGCGCAAGACCCAGCCGTACGACGTCTACGACAAGATGGACTTCGACGTGCCGGTGGGCGTGGGCGGCGACTGCTACGACCGCTACCTGGTGCGCGTGGAAGAGATGCGCCAGTCCAACCGCATCATCCAGCAGTGCGTGGCCTGGCTGCACGCCAACCCGGGTCCGGTGATCACCGACAACCACAAGGTGGCGCCACCTTCGCGCGAAGGCATGAAGTCCAATATGGAAGACCTGATCCACCACTTCAAGCTGTTCACCGAAGGCATGCACGTGCCGGAAGGCGAGGCTTACGCGGCGGTGGAACACCCGAAGGGCGAATTCGGCATCTATCTGGTGTCCGACGGCGCCAACAAACCGTACCGTCTGAAAATCCGCGCGCCGGGCTATGCCCACTTGGCCGCGCTGGATGAAATGGCCAAGGGCCATATGATCGCCGACGTCGTGGCCATCATCGGTACGCAGGATATCGTGTTTGGGGAGATTGACCGCTGA
- a CDS encoding NADH-quinone oxidoreductase subunit C, which translates to MASKKMEALGSVVAEALGDKLVRSTLALDELTIVCKAADLLSVAQTLRDHDGLAFEQCIDVCGMDYSAYRDQPWDGPRFAAVYHLLSVKLNHRIRLRVFAEDDSFPVLPSVNDIWNAANWFEREAFDLYGIVFEGHPDLRRLLTDYGFVGHPFRKDFPLSGHVEMRYDPTQQRVIYQPVTIEPREITPRIIREENYGG; encoded by the coding sequence ATGGCCTCCAAGAAAATGGAAGCGTTGGGTTCGGTCGTTGCCGAGGCGCTGGGCGACAAGCTCGTGCGCAGCACGCTGGCCCTGGATGAGCTGACCATTGTGTGCAAGGCCGCGGACCTGCTGTCCGTCGCCCAAACCTTGCGCGATCACGACGGTCTCGCTTTCGAACAGTGCATCGACGTCTGCGGCATGGACTACAGCGCCTACCGCGACCAGCCGTGGGACGGTCCGCGCTTCGCCGCCGTATACCATCTGCTGTCGGTCAAACTGAACCACCGCATCCGCCTGCGCGTTTTCGCCGAAGACGACAGCTTCCCGGTGCTGCCGTCGGTCAACGACATCTGGAATGCAGCTAACTGGTTCGAGCGCGAAGCGTTCGATCTGTACGGCATCGTGTTCGAAGGCCACCCCGACCTGCGCCGCCTGCTGACCGACTATGGTTTCGTCGGCCACCCGTTCCGTAAGGACTTCCCGCTGTCCGGCCACGTGGAAATGCGCTACGACCCCACCCAGCAGCGCGTGATCTATCAGCCTGTCACCATCGAACCGCGCGAAATCACTCCGCGCATCATTCGCGAGGAGAACTACGGTGGCTGA
- a CDS encoding NADH-quinone oxidoreductase subunit B family protein: MGVEGILEKGFVTTTADKLINYTRTGSLWPMTFGLACCAVEMMHAGAARYDLDRFGIVFRPSPRQSDLMIVAGTLCNKMAPALRKVYDQMAEPRWVISMGSCANGGGYYHYSYSVVRGCDRIVPVDVYVPGCPPTAEALLYGIIQLQNKIKRTNTIAR; this comes from the coding sequence ATGGGAGTAGAAGGGATTCTGGAGAAAGGCTTCGTCACGACGACAGCCGACAAGCTTATCAACTATACCCGCACGGGTTCCTTGTGGCCGATGACCTTCGGCCTCGCGTGCTGTGCGGTGGAAATGATGCACGCCGGCGCGGCCCGTTACGACCTGGACCGTTTCGGCATCGTGTTCCGTCCCAGCCCGCGCCAGTCCGACCTGATGATCGTCGCCGGCACGCTGTGCAACAAGATGGCCCCGGCCTTGCGCAAGGTTTATGACCAGATGGCCGAACCGCGCTGGGTGATTTCCATGGGTTCCTGTGCCAACGGCGGCGGCTATTACCATTATTCCTATTCTGTAGTTCGCGGCTGCGATCGCATCGTGCCGGTCGATGTCTACGTGCCGGGCTGTCCTCCGACCGCCGAGGCGCTGTTGTACGGCATCATCCAGCTGCAGAACAAGATCAAACGTACCAACACCATCGCCCGCTAA
- the ndhC gene encoding NADH-quinone oxidoreductase subunit A, translated as MLQNYFPILMFVIVGVLVGVGPLVLGKLLSPNRPDAEKLSPYECGFEAFEDARMKFDVRYYLIAILFILFDLEIAFLFPWAVVLKDLGVYGLGVMVEFLAVLTLGFVYMWKKGALEWE; from the coding sequence ATGCTGCAAAACTACTTTCCCATTCTGATGTTTGTCATCGTCGGTGTGTTGGTCGGCGTGGGCCCGCTCGTTCTGGGCAAACTGCTGTCGCCTAATCGTCCCGATGCTGAAAAACTTTCTCCGTACGAATGCGGCTTCGAGGCCTTCGAAGATGCCCGCATGAAGTTTGACGTCCGCTATTACCTCATCGCCATTCTCTTCATCCTGTTCGACCTGGAAATCGCCTTCCTGTTTCCGTGGGCCGTGGTATTGAAGGATCTGGGCGTCTATGGTTTGGGCGTGATGGTCGAATTTCTAGCCGTGCTGACGCTCGGCTTCGTCTACATGTGGAAGAAGGGAGCTCTGGAATGGGAGTAG